A single genomic interval of Cystobacter ferrugineus harbors:
- a CDS encoding CARDB domain-containing protein, with protein MKAGLGALALMTIWGCGAPEPLPGGGHETAQQLLTGPDFVVTELSAPHSVHPGLSFEVTATICNEGGLAGSARGGLFLSSDTVISEETDMRVGQFDPFLAPGECRRQTATLYAQVPAEGIWYVGARISTPEDGNPSNDTRISAPVGIGFRPDLVITSVKAPASVEPGQPLSAQVTVCNLSTQASGTRVSLFLSEDANIRLPSPAGPPPEDVLVGEASVPPLFSGQCTTVPVSGLALPPPPSRPDIRAFHLGAVVDPNNAIPEFFEDNNTHPGYLLGVGRGADFIITSVKGPASAQPGQSFTAEVTVCNQGTQAGSTDVALLLSEDASIRVPSPSAPSEDVVAGERSVPLLAPGECSTVFLFGQAQPPATNSPDVRAFHLGAVVDPGNSSQELIEDNNTHPGYLLGVGNGTDFVITSVKGPASVQPGQSLTAEVTVCNQGTQAGGTRMALVLSEDASIRAPSPSAPFGDTLVGAAQVPALFPGRCATVSLSGNISPPPASGPGTRAFHLGAVVDPDNATPELIEDNNTHSGFLLGVGNGADFVITSVKGPASVEPGQPLTAQVTVCNQGTQAENTRVALLLSEDEFISYPSPSAPSMDSLVNAKQLDPIAPGQCATVSLSGAVQVPPMSRQDVRAFHLGAVVDPDNATLELIEDNNTHSGYLLGVGAGADFVITSVKGPASAQPGQPLTAEVAVCNQGTRAESTRVTLLLSKDESIRVPSSSAPSEDVVVGEQPVPPVLPGQCVTVTLSGQAYGSPPRWPGDWGFYLGAVVDPNNATPELIEDNNVHSGYRLGVGPEADFFISEMESPVFVRSGQSLGVELTVCNQGTRAGSTGVRVLLSMDATLDLSSPQGPSEDVLVGEVSTQILQPGWCQTVSVSGNAYPPPANPDMPGLYYVGAVVNPVGAPELFTDNNTLLGGWIYIAP; from the coding sequence ATGAAAGCGGGGCTCGGTGCCCTCGCCTTGATGACTATTTGGGGATGCGGAGCGCCGGAGCCGCTTCCTGGCGGTGGACACGAGACCGCGCAACAACTGCTCACCGGACCTGATTTCGTGGTGACGGAGTTGAGCGCTCCTCACAGTGTCCATCCAGGACTCTCCTTCGAGGTCACGGCCACGATCTGCAACGAGGGGGGCCTGGCGGGCTCCGCGCGGGGTGGGTTGTTCCTGTCCTCGGACACCGTCATCTCCGAGGAGACGGACATGCGGGTGGGGCAGTTCGACCCGTTCCTGGCGCCCGGAGAATGCAGGCGGCAGACGGCGACTCTGTACGCCCAGGTTCCTGCCGAGGGCATCTGGTACGTGGGTGCGCGCATCTCGACCCCCGAGGATGGAAACCCGAGCAATGACACGCGCATCAGTGCTCCGGTGGGAATCGGGTTTCGACCGGACCTCGTCATCACCTCGGTGAAGGCTCCGGCCAGCGTGGAGCCCGGGCAACCCCTCTCTGCCCAGGTGACGGTGTGCAACCTGAGCACCCAGGCCAGCGGCACCCGGGTGAGCTTGTTTTTGTCGGAGGACGCGAACATCCGTCTTCCGTCTCCCGCCGGTCCTCCGCCGGAGGACGTCCTGGTGGGTGAGGCATCGGTGCCTCCGCTCTTCTCCGGCCAGTGCACGACGGTCCCCGTTTCCGGTCTGGCCCTGCCTCCGCCCCCGAGTCGGCCGGACATCCGGGCCTTCCACCTGGGCGCCGTGGTGGATCCGAACAACGCCATCCCGGAGTTCTTCGAGGACAACAACACGCACCCGGGCTACCTGCTGGGCGTGGGCCGTGGCGCGGACTTCATCATCACCTCGGTGAAGGGTCCGGCCAGCGCGCAGCCCGGGCAGTCGTTCACCGCCGAGGTAACGGTGTGCAACCAGGGCACCCAGGCCGGCAGCACCGACGTGGCCCTGCTTCTGTCCGAGGACGCGTCCATTCGAGTCCCGTCTCCGTCCGCGCCTTCCGAGGACGTCGTCGCGGGTGAGAGGTCGGTGCCCCTGCTCGCTCCCGGCGAGTGTTCCACGGTATTCCTCTTCGGTCAGGCCCAGCCCCCGGCTACGAACTCGCCCGACGTGCGGGCCTTCCACCTGGGCGCCGTGGTGGACCCGGGCAACTCCTCCCAGGAACTCATCGAGGACAACAACACGCACCCGGGCTACCTGCTGGGCGTGGGCAATGGCACGGACTTCGTCATCACCTCGGTGAAGGGTCCGGCCAGCGTGCAACCCGGGCAGTCGCTCACCGCCGAGGTGACGGTGTGCAACCAGGGCACCCAGGCTGGCGGCACCCGCATGGCCCTGGTCCTGTCCGAGGACGCGTCCATTCGCGCGCCGTCTCCGTCCGCGCCTTTCGGGGATACCCTCGTGGGCGCCGCGCAGGTGCCCGCCTTGTTCCCAGGCCGGTGCGCCACGGTGTCCCTCTCCGGCAACATTTCTCCTCCGCCGGCGAGCGGGCCGGGCACACGGGCCTTCCACCTGGGGGCCGTGGTGGATCCGGACAACGCCACCCCGGAGCTCATCGAGGACAACAACACGCACTCGGGTTTCCTGCTGGGCGTGGGTAATGGCGCGGACTTCGTCATCACCTCGGTGAAGGGCCCGGCCAGTGTGGAACCCGGGCAGCCGCTCACCGCCCAGGTGACGGTGTGCAACCAGGGCACCCAGGCCGAGAACACCCGCGTCGCCCTGTTGCTGTCCGAGGACGAATTCATCAGCTACCCCTCGCCGTCCGCGCCTTCCATGGACTCCCTCGTGAATGCCAAACAACTGGATCCGATCGCTCCCGGCCAATGCGCCACGGTGTCCCTCTCCGGCGCTGTCCAAGTCCCGCCCATGAGTCGGCAGGACGTCCGGGCCTTCCATCTGGGCGCCGTGGTGGATCCGGACAACGCCACCCTGGAGCTCATCGAGGACAACAACACGCACTCGGGTTACCTGCTGGGCGTGGGCGCTGGCGCGGACTTCGTCATCACCTCGGTGAAGGGCCCGGCCAGCGCGCAGCCCGGGCAGCCGCTCACCGCCGAGGTGGCGGTGTGCAACCAGGGCACCCGGGCCGAGAGCACCCGAGTGACCCTGCTGCTGTCCAAGGATGAGTCCATCCGTGTTCCGTCATCGTCCGCGCCTTCCGAGGATGTCGTCGTGGGGGAGCAGCCGGTGCCCCCCGTGCTCCCTGGGCAGTGTGTCACGGTGACCCTCTCCGGCCAGGCCTATGGCTCGCCCCCGAGATGGCCGGGCGACTGGGGTTTCTACCTGGGCGCCGTGGTGGATCCGAACAACGCTACCCCGGAACTCATCGAGGACAACAACGTGCATTCGGGCTACCGGCTGGGCGTGGGCCCCGAGGCGGATTTCTTCATCTCCGAGATGGAGAGTCCCGTGTTCGTCCGAAGTGGCCAGAGCCTGGGTGTCGAGCTGACGGTGTGCAACCAGGGCACTCGGGCCGGAAGCACCGGCGTGCGTGTGCTTCTATCCATGGATGCCACCCTCGATCTTTCTTCGCCCCAGGGTCCATCCGAGGATGTCCTCGTGGGGGAGGTCAGCACGCAAATCCTCCAGCCCGGCTGGTGCCAGACGGTGTCTGTCTCCGGGAACGCCTATCCGCCGCCGGCGAACCCGGACATGCCAGGGCTCTACTACGTGGGGGCCGTGGTGAATCCGGTGGGTGCCCCCGAGCTGTTCACGGACAACAACACCCTGCTCGGTGGGTGGATCTACATCGCCCCCTGA